In a single window of the Micromonospora inositola genome:
- a CDS encoding glycoside hydrolase family 3 protein, giving the protein MGRVSTTPRRAFVALAALTALLVSGCAKEPGGPRLAASPSPSSTAPAPTPPTADPATRAAALVRTLADEDLVGQVLMPYAYGSSATKVSPGSAAGNRALAGVDTPAEMVAKYRLGGLILVGFSADDPTSGNQATTNVDNPKQVRELTSGLREAAGKLPAGPAPFLIGTDQEYGVVTRITDGVTLLPSPMAAGAAGRPALTEAAWRAAGAELAAMGINLDFAPVADVLVTRSTVIGSRSFGADPANASGQVGGAVRGLQSEGVAASVKHFPGHGLTATDSHKDVPVIGQSRAVLDRTAFPPFRAGIDAGAMAVMSAHLDVKAVDPGTPATFSHKLLTDVLRGQLGFQGVVITDGMNMPPAKRWSPGEAAVRALIAGNDLILMTPNVSQAYDGLLAALRDGSLPRDRLVEAATRVLTMKFKLADRPTPELSGLNGPEHRKAAADLAAAAVTVLRGRCGGPVAGPVTVTSSSGRDRTRATLTDALTAAGVKVVPSGGTVVHLVGYGDGADDLRADAAVTVAMDTPYVLAAAKSPTLLATYSSSRASMTALAGVLAGKARPGGRSPVPVTGLPATTCGT; this is encoded by the coding sequence ATGGGTCGCGTGTCGACCACCCCTCGACGTGCTTTCGTCGCGCTCGCCGCACTGACCGCGCTGCTCGTCTCCGGGTGCGCGAAGGAGCCGGGCGGACCGCGTCTCGCCGCGTCGCCGAGCCCCTCCTCGACCGCCCCCGCCCCCACCCCGCCCACCGCTGACCCGGCCACCCGGGCGGCGGCCCTGGTCCGCACGCTCGCCGACGAGGACCTGGTCGGCCAGGTGCTGATGCCGTACGCCTACGGCAGCTCAGCGACCAAGGTGTCGCCCGGGTCGGCCGCCGGCAACCGGGCCCTCGCCGGGGTCGACACCCCCGCGGAGATGGTGGCGAAGTACCGGCTGGGCGGGCTGATCCTGGTCGGCTTCAGCGCCGACGACCCCACCTCCGGCAACCAGGCCACCACCAACGTCGACAACCCCAAGCAGGTCCGGGAGCTGACCAGCGGGCTGCGGGAGGCCGCCGGGAAGCTCCCCGCCGGGCCGGCTCCCTTCCTGATCGGCACCGACCAGGAGTACGGCGTGGTCACCCGGATCACCGACGGGGTGACCCTGCTGCCCAGCCCGATGGCCGCCGGGGCGGCCGGGAGGCCGGCGCTGACCGAGGCGGCCTGGCGGGCCGCCGGCGCCGAACTCGCCGCGATGGGGATCAACCTCGACTTCGCCCCGGTCGCCGACGTGCTGGTCACCCGCAGCACCGTGATCGGCTCGCGCTCCTTCGGCGCCGACCCGGCCAACGCCTCCGGCCAGGTGGGCGGCGCAGTGCGGGGCCTGCAGTCCGAGGGGGTGGCGGCCAGCGTCAAGCACTTCCCCGGGCACGGCCTGACCGCCACCGACTCGCACAAGGACGTGCCGGTGATCGGCCAGTCCCGCGCCGTGCTGGACCGGACGGCGTTCCCGCCGTTCCGCGCCGGCATCGACGCCGGCGCCATGGCGGTCATGTCGGCCCACCTCGACGTCAAGGCGGTCGACCCGGGCACCCCGGCCACCTTCTCCCACAAGCTCCTCACCGACGTGCTGCGCGGCCAGCTCGGCTTCCAGGGCGTGGTGATCACCGACGGGATGAACATGCCGCCGGCCAAGCGCTGGTCGCCCGGCGAGGCGGCGGTGCGCGCCCTCATCGCGGGCAACGACCTCATCCTGATGACCCCGAACGTGAGCCAGGCGTACGACGGGCTGCTCGCCGCGCTCCGCGACGGCTCGCTGCCCCGGGACCGGCTGGTGGAGGCGGCCACCCGGGTGCTCACCATGAAGTTCAAGCTGGCCGACCGGCCGACCCCGGAGCTGTCCGGGCTGAACGGCCCGGAGCACCGCAAGGCGGCGGCCGACCTGGCCGCGGCGGCGGTCACCGTGCTGCGCGGCCGGTGCGGCGGCCCGGTGGCCGGGCCGGTCACCGTCACCTCCTCCAGCGGGCGGGACCGGACCCGTGCCACGCTCACCGACGCGCTCACCGCGGCCGGGGTGAAGGTGGTGCCGAGCGGCGGCACGGTCGTCCACCTCGTCGGGTACGGCGACGGCGCCGACGACCTGCGCGCCGACGCCGCGGTGACGGTGGCCATGGACACCCCGTACGTGCTGGCCGCCGCGAAGTCGCCGACGCTGCTGGCAACGTACTCGTCCAGCCGGGCGTCGATGACCGCGCTGGCCGGGGTGCTCGCCGGCAAGGCCCGACCGGGCGGCCGGTCGCCGGTCCCGGTGACCGGGCTGCCCGCCACCACCTGCGGCACCTGA
- a CDS encoding cation diffusion facilitator family transporter, with amino-acid sequence MGAGHDHSGAVTNAASRHRGRLWAAFGLLSALMLVEAVAAFATGSLALLSDAGHMFTDVLGIGMALAAITATRHADTDPQRTFGLYRLEVLAALANAVLLGAVAIYVLVEAVRRFGEPPEVLAGPMLAVAVLGLLANIAAFALLRAGAQESINLRGAYLEVLGDLLGSLGVIGAALVIALTDWWWADPLVAVGIGLFILPRTWRLGRAAVRILVQAAPEHLQVTAVHDRLAAVPGVAEVHDLHVWTLTSGMEVASAHLTMAPGADVGEVLAAARAALHEDFGIDHATLQIEPGASAGACGAVEW; translated from the coding sequence GTGGGCGCAGGTCATGACCACAGCGGGGCGGTGACCAACGCCGCGTCCCGCCACCGGGGTCGACTCTGGGCCGCGTTCGGGCTGCTCAGCGCCCTGATGCTGGTCGAGGCGGTCGCCGCGTTCGCGACCGGCTCGCTCGCCCTGCTCTCGGACGCCGGGCACATGTTCACCGACGTGCTGGGCATCGGCATGGCCCTGGCCGCGATCACCGCCACCCGACACGCCGACACCGACCCGCAGCGCACCTTCGGGCTCTACCGGCTGGAGGTGCTGGCCGCCCTGGCCAACGCCGTGCTGCTCGGCGCGGTCGCGATCTACGTGCTGGTCGAGGCGGTACGCCGGTTCGGCGAGCCGCCGGAGGTGCTGGCCGGTCCCATGCTCGCGGTGGCGGTGCTCGGCCTGCTGGCCAACATCGCCGCCTTCGCCCTGCTGCGTGCCGGGGCGCAGGAGAGCATCAACCTGCGCGGGGCGTACCTGGAGGTGCTGGGCGACCTGCTCGGCTCGCTCGGGGTGATCGGCGCCGCGCTGGTCATCGCGCTCACCGACTGGTGGTGGGCGGACCCGCTGGTCGCCGTCGGGATCGGGCTGTTCATCCTGCCGCGCACCTGGCGGCTGGGGCGGGCCGCGGTGCGCATCCTGGTGCAGGCCGCCCCGGAGCACCTCCAGGTGACCGCGGTGCACGACCGGCTGGCCGCGGTGCCCGGCGTCGCCGAGGTGCACGACCTGCACGTCTGGACGTTGACCTCCGGCATGGAAGTGGCCTCGGCGCACCTGACCATGGCGCCCGGGGCCGACGTGGGCGAGGTGCTGGCCGCCGCCCGGGCCGCGCTGCACGAGGACTTCGGGATCGATCACGCCACGTTGCAGATCGAGCCCGGAGCGTCAGCCGGGGCCTGTGGTGCAGTCGAGTGGTAA
- a CDS encoding coiled-coil domain-containing protein, protein MPAVAPVRRTAARLAALLVATLALGVATAPVGPAAAAPRAGLLAAAPGDDEGGTPALRAQLDAASKGWLEAKAALARSVGRQKQLTDQLTTTNAELSVRDTKVGEIAGVAYRTGRLGTAAALLNSDSPEGFMDRAAALGQVAAHEDRALRDLIETRDRATTTRTALNAEIQEQRKQVAVMAKRKQQAERALEVANDRAQSSSDSGGTVRGTSTANADPAPRNSDGSWPPESCSVNDPTPADGCITPRTLHALNEAKSAGFTRYVSCYRPSGSGEHPKGRACDFAAQSGGFGGVASGGDRTYGNNLAAYFVRNSDALAVLYVIWFKQIWLPSSGWKAYSGGNGDPSSDHTNHVHLSVY, encoded by the coding sequence ATGCCAGCAGTGGCACCAGTACGACGGACGGCCGCCCGGTTGGCGGCCCTGCTCGTGGCGACGCTCGCGCTCGGCGTCGCGACCGCCCCGGTCGGCCCCGCCGCGGCCGCGCCCCGGGCCGGCCTGCTCGCCGCCGCCCCCGGCGACGACGAGGGCGGCACCCCGGCGCTGCGCGCCCAGCTCGACGCGGCCAGCAAGGGCTGGCTGGAGGCGAAGGCGGCGCTGGCCCGCTCGGTCGGACGGCAGAAGCAGCTCACCGACCAGCTCACCACGACCAACGCCGAGCTGAGCGTCCGCGACACCAAGGTCGGCGAGATCGCCGGGGTCGCGTACCGGACCGGCCGGCTCGGCACCGCGGCGGCGCTGCTCAACAGCGACAGCCCGGAAGGCTTCATGGATCGCGCCGCCGCGCTGGGCCAGGTCGCCGCCCACGAGGACCGGGCGTTGCGCGACCTGATCGAGACCCGGGACCGGGCGACGACGACCCGGACGGCGCTGAACGCCGAGATCCAGGAACAGCGCAAGCAGGTCGCGGTGATGGCCAAGCGCAAGCAGCAGGCCGAACGCGCCCTGGAGGTGGCGAACGACCGCGCCCAGAGCAGCAGCGACAGCGGCGGCACGGTCCGGGGCACCTCCACCGCGAACGCCGACCCGGCGCCGCGCAACTCCGACGGCTCCTGGCCGCCCGAATCGTGCAGCGTCAACGACCCCACCCCGGCCGACGGCTGCATCACCCCGCGCACGCTGCACGCGCTCAACGAGGCCAAGTCGGCCGGCTTCACCCGGTACGTCTCCTGCTACCGGCCCAGCGGATCCGGTGAGCACCCGAAGGGCCGGGCATGCGACTTCGCCGCGCAGTCCGGCGGTTTCGGCGGGGTCGCCTCCGGCGGCGACCGGACGTACGGCAACAACCTGGCGGCCTACTTCGTCCGCAACTCCGACGCGCTGGCTGTGCTCTACGTGATCTGGTTCAAGCAGATCTGGCTGCCGAGCAGCGGCTGGAAGGCGTACAGCGGCGGCAACGGCGACCCGTCCAGCGATCACACCAACCACGTGCACCTGTCGGTCTACTGA
- a CDS encoding glycosyltransferase family 2 protein — MTRPEPALSVVVPMFNEESVLPLLAERLRGVLDGLGEAYEVVAVDDGSTDGTVAGLTALRAGWPELRVLRLRRNSGHQAALVAGLFRARGGYVVSIDADLQDPPEVIVEMLRRARADELDIVYGVRADRSRDSAFKRWTAAGYYRLMRRLVGQQVPAQAGDFRLLSRVAVEALRELPERNPVLRLVVPWLGFPSGEVGYERQERAAGRTKYPLSRMAGLAAESVTSFSAAPLRVATWLGLAGVAVCGVLVVVAVLAWFAGATVSGWPSLYVAILFLGAVQLLCLGLLGEYVARIYTAVQGRPAYFVAGDSAAAEPAAPGRDVVELADTLR; from the coding sequence GTGACGCGACCGGAGCCGGCACTCTCCGTGGTGGTGCCGATGTTCAACGAGGAGAGCGTCCTGCCGCTGCTGGCCGAGCGGTTGCGCGGCGTGCTCGACGGCCTCGGCGAGGCGTACGAGGTGGTGGCGGTCGACGACGGCAGCACCGACGGCACCGTCGCCGGGCTGACCGCCCTGCGCGCGGGCTGGCCGGAGCTGCGGGTGCTGCGGCTGCGCCGCAACAGCGGCCACCAGGCGGCCCTGGTCGCCGGGCTGTTCCGCGCCCGCGGCGGGTACGTCGTCAGCATTGACGCCGACCTCCAGGACCCGCCCGAGGTGATCGTCGAGATGCTCCGCCGGGCCCGCGCCGACGAGCTGGACATCGTCTACGGCGTCCGGGCCGACCGGAGCCGGGACAGCGCGTTCAAACGGTGGACCGCGGCCGGCTACTACCGGCTCATGCGGCGGCTGGTCGGCCAGCAGGTGCCCGCCCAGGCCGGCGACTTCCGGCTGCTCAGCCGAGTCGCCGTGGAGGCGCTGCGGGAGCTTCCCGAGCGCAACCCGGTGCTCCGCCTGGTGGTGCCCTGGCTCGGCTTCCCCAGCGGGGAGGTCGGCTACGAGCGGCAGGAACGCGCCGCCGGGCGGACCAAGTACCCGCTGTCCCGGATGGCCGGCCTGGCCGCGGAGAGCGTCACCAGCTTCTCCGCCGCGCCGCTGCGGGTGGCCACCTGGCTGGGGCTGGCCGGGGTGGCTGTCTGCGGGGTGCTGGTGGTGGTGGCGGTGCTCGCCTGGTTCGCCGGCGCCACGGTGAGCGGCTGGCCGTCGCTCTACGTGGCGATCCTCTTCCTCGGCGCGGTGCAGCTGCTCTGCCTCGGCCTGCTCGGCGAGTACGTCGCCCGGATCTACACGGCGGTGCAGGGCCGGCCCGCGTACTTCGTGGCCGGCGACAGCGCCGCCGCCGAACCGGCGGCCCCCGGCCGGGACGTCGTCGAGCTGGCCGACACGCTGCGGTGA
- a CDS encoding class I SAM-dependent methyltransferase — protein sequence MEATEIRKLAALEDTHWWYRERRALLGRALHRLAATGTRPERALDIGAAGGGNTRVLRAHGWQPLALEYSAEGAGVARERGLDVIRADARHLPVGSASLGLVVAFDILEHFDEDHLAAAEIRRALRPGATALIAVPCDMRLWSAHDVAVGHVRRYDRASLRAVMEKAGLVVDELWSWNVVLRPVAAWRRRRSTGSDLDDLHPMVNLGLRTIITAERYLPVRSLPGVSLMLRAHRPTEG from the coding sequence GTGGAAGCGACCGAGATCCGCAAGCTCGCCGCGCTCGAGGACACCCACTGGTGGTACCGGGAGCGGCGCGCCCTGCTCGGACGGGCGCTGCACCGGCTGGCGGCGACCGGGACGCGGCCGGAGCGGGCACTGGACATCGGCGCGGCCGGCGGCGGCAACACCCGGGTGCTGCGGGCGCACGGCTGGCAGCCGCTGGCCCTGGAGTACAGCGCCGAGGGCGCCGGGGTGGCCCGGGAACGCGGCCTCGACGTGATCCGGGCGGACGCCCGCCACCTGCCGGTCGGGTCGGCCAGCCTGGGTCTGGTGGTCGCCTTCGACATCCTGGAACACTTCGACGAGGACCACCTCGCCGCCGCCGAGATCCGCCGCGCCCTGCGCCCCGGCGCGACCGCGCTGATCGCGGTGCCGTGCGACATGCGGCTCTGGTCCGCGCACGACGTGGCGGTGGGGCACGTGCGCCGCTACGACCGCGCCTCGCTGCGCGCCGTCATGGAGAAGGCCGGCCTGGTCGTCGACGAGCTGTGGAGCTGGAACGTGGTGCTGCGCCCGGTCGCGGCCTGGCGGCGCCGCCGGTCCACCGGCAGTGACCTGGACGACCTGCACCCGATGGTCAACCTCGGGCTGCGCACGATCATCACCGCCGAGCGGTACCTGCCGGTGCGGTCGCTGCCCGGCGTCTCGCTGATGCTCCGGGCCCACCGCCCGACCGAGGGCTGA
- a CDS encoding alpha/beta fold hydrolase, whose translation MPEHLEVRLPDDVRLHVAVAGPADAEVTAILLHGWTLDGRSWHRQLAEIRERFGDRVRVVTYDARGHGRSSCMALRTATLAQLGDDLAAVVDEVAPAGKVVLVGHSMGGMSVMEYAHRHPGQFAARTAGLVFVSTTAEGHTHTVYGLSPRIARLIRLAETTGAGVLARCGSWRPPRALLRALRPSIRWMLFGDRCDPADIRLVTSAVAHASLRSIGGFRASIGAQHRLDTLAALGHLPAAALVGDRDRLTPPPCAESIAAALPTTELTVCPGAGHMLMMERPDEVNAALAAVLRQVLERPAPSASRAGDGPVAGVGTVG comes from the coding sequence ATGCCGGAGCACCTGGAGGTACGGCTTCCCGACGACGTACGCCTGCACGTGGCGGTGGCCGGGCCGGCCGACGCCGAGGTGACGGCGATCCTGCTGCACGGCTGGACGCTGGACGGCCGCAGCTGGCACCGCCAGCTCGCCGAGATCCGGGAGCGGTTCGGCGACCGGGTCCGGGTGGTCACCTACGACGCCCGGGGGCACGGCCGGTCCAGCTGCATGGCGCTGCGTACGGCCACCCTGGCCCAGCTCGGCGACGACCTGGCGGCGGTGGTGGACGAGGTCGCCCCGGCCGGGAAGGTGGTGCTGGTCGGGCACTCGATGGGCGGGATGAGCGTGATGGAGTACGCCCACCGCCACCCCGGCCAGTTCGCCGCCCGTACCGCCGGCCTGGTCTTCGTCTCGACCACCGCCGAGGGGCACACGCACACCGTCTACGGGCTGTCGCCCCGGATCGCCCGGTTGATCCGGCTCGCCGAGACCACCGGCGCCGGGGTGCTGGCCCGGTGCGGGTCCTGGCGGCCACCCCGGGCGCTGCTGCGCGCACTGCGCCCCAGCATTCGCTGGATGCTCTTCGGCGACCGCTGCGACCCGGCGGACATCCGGCTGGTCACCTCGGCGGTGGCACACGCCTCGTTGCGCTCGATCGGCGGGTTCCGCGCCTCGATCGGGGCCCAGCACCGGCTGGACACCCTGGCCGCGCTGGGCCACCTGCCGGCCGCCGCGCTGGTCGGCGACCGGGACCGGCTCACCCCGCCGCCCTGCGCGGAGTCGATCGCCGCCGCGCTGCCGACCACCGAGCTGACCGTCTGCCCGGGTGCCGGGCACATGCTGATGATGGAGCGGCCGGACGAGGTGAACGCGGCCCTCGCGGCGGTGCTCCGGCAGGTGCTGGAGCGGCCGGCGCCGAGCGCGAGCCGGGCCGGCGACGGCCCGGTGGCCGGGGTGGGAACGGTCGGATAA
- a CDS encoding SRPBCC family protein, which yields MRTADGEGDGVLSRETFSYTVQARCTRAEAVALLGDLTRQGELHPLIAGVRRLTPRPGALASYAITDRLAVGPLRFPVTYRADVLIATEDEVVTVARQRPATTVRNHTRLRDEPGGVTRIDVEITLSAPAPLFGYAFRQARAAHLGLASRLGAALDRGPDAPAVS from the coding sequence GTGCGGACCGCCGACGGCGAGGGGGACGGTGTGCTCAGCCGCGAGACGTTCAGCTACACCGTGCAGGCGCGCTGTACGCGGGCCGAGGCGGTCGCGCTCCTCGGCGACCTGACCCGCCAGGGTGAGCTGCACCCGCTGATCGCCGGCGTGCGCCGGCTGACGCCCCGCCCCGGCGCGCTGGCCAGCTACGCGATCACCGACCGGCTGGCGGTCGGGCCGCTGCGCTTCCCGGTCACCTACCGGGCCGACGTGCTGATCGCCACCGAGGACGAGGTGGTGACCGTGGCCCGGCAGCGCCCGGCCACCACCGTGCGCAACCACACCCGGCTGCGGGACGAGCCGGGCGGCGTGACGCGCATCGACGTGGAGATCACCCTCTCCGCGCCGGCGCCCCTGTTCGGGTACGCCTTCCGGCAGGCCCGGGCGGCCCACCTCGGGCTGGCCAGCCGGCTCGGCGCGGCGCTGGACCGCGGCCCGGACGCGCCCGCCGTGAGCTGA
- a CDS encoding carbonic anhydrase: protein MPPPRPTPAAGAGRSPRAALAELLAGNRRFVSGQPVHGHDVTAAAAVASGDQQPYAVVLGCIDSRVPLEAIFDQTFGSICVIRTGAHVLDRAVCGSIEYVVGQLGVPLVMVLGHERCGAVGSAVETLRTGERPGGSLAYVVDQIAPAVVEAGVDDPRAHPMAVRRHVLRTVATLRADDLLAGPVAAGRVAVVGALYDLATGTVALLEE from the coding sequence ATGCCGCCGCCGCGCCCGACACCGGCCGCCGGAGCGGGCCGGAGCCCGCGTGCGGCCCTGGCCGAGCTGCTCGCCGGGAACCGCCGCTTCGTCAGCGGCCAGCCGGTGCACGGCCACGACGTGACCGCCGCGGCGGCGGTCGCCTCGGGCGACCAGCAGCCGTACGCCGTGGTGCTGGGCTGCATCGACTCGCGGGTGCCGCTGGAGGCGATCTTCGACCAGACGTTCGGGTCGATCTGCGTGATCCGCACCGGCGCGCACGTGCTCGACCGGGCGGTCTGCGGCTCGATCGAGTACGTGGTGGGGCAACTCGGGGTGCCGCTGGTCATGGTGCTCGGGCACGAGCGCTGCGGCGCGGTCGGCTCGGCGGTGGAGACGCTGCGCACGGGGGAGCGGCCGGGCGGCTCGCTGGCGTACGTGGTGGACCAGATCGCGCCGGCGGTGGTCGAGGCGGGCGTGGACGACCCCCGGGCGCACCCGATGGCCGTCCGCCGGCACGTGCTGCGCACGGTGGCCACGCTGCGCGCCGACGACCTGCTGGCCGGCCCGGTCGCCGCCGGGCGGGTCGCCGTGGTCGGCGCGCTCTACGACCTGGCCACCGGCACCGTGGCCCTGCTGGAGGAGTGA
- a CDS encoding HelD family protein, translated as MTDQTTLEQEMAAEQRHLDQVYARLAELRRSAVDAEREGYRLARVGNFGALVERDAMVFHAAQRRHALDAEHEGLVFGRLDLRTRQVLHVGRLGVRGEHAESLVVDWRAPAAAAFYQATPAEPMGVVRRRTIQSSAEKVTRIEDDLLDPESAPPDLAVVGDGALLATLSRATGRGMRDIVATIQREQDEAIRSPGSGVTVVSGGPGTGKTAVALHRAAYLLYSDRSRYAGGGILVVGPSSVFVEYIASVLPSLGEETATLHSLGSLFPGMSATRTDPPDVAAVKGSLRMRRVLERAVRDTVPDSPAELRLLYRGELLRLERRELDGIRDRALPRGARRNEVRRAGFDGVLAALYAQARQLRVGRLPEQRAFEDEIIDRPEFREFLKAWWPRLHPRHVLGWLARPERLRRYAGGILAGSEIRLLTQAYRSLDGAGLTVADIALLDELDALLGKPVRPAKAKRDPFQLAGGVRELSTFADRQRAARAAARERPEDYREYAHVVVDEAQDVSPMQWRMIGRRGRLASWTVVGDPAQTAWTGDPEELTRARDQALGRRRRHQFTLTTNYRNSAEIFAVAAAEIRRLYPDLPLPTAVRSTGVDPVERTVPAAELAAATVEAAGALLAEVEGTVGVITPVPRRDEVAGWLADLGGSRLQVVTSLQAKGMEYDGVVLVAPSEIRAEPGSGVRTLYVALSRATQRLTTLDPLG; from the coding sequence TTGACCGACCAGACCACCCTGGAACAGGAGATGGCCGCCGAACAGCGGCATCTCGACCAGGTGTACGCCCGGCTGGCGGAGCTGCGCCGCTCGGCCGTCGACGCCGAGCGGGAGGGCTACCGGCTGGCCCGGGTGGGCAACTTCGGGGCGCTGGTCGAACGGGACGCGATGGTCTTCCACGCCGCGCAGCGCCGGCACGCGCTGGACGCCGAGCACGAGGGCCTGGTCTTCGGCCGGCTCGACCTGCGTACCCGGCAGGTGTTGCACGTCGGGCGGCTCGGCGTGCGCGGCGAGCACGCCGAGAGCCTGGTGGTCGACTGGCGGGCGCCGGCCGCCGCGGCCTTCTACCAGGCCACCCCGGCCGAGCCGATGGGCGTGGTGCGGCGGCGCACCATCCAGTCCTCCGCGGAGAAGGTGACCCGGATCGAGGACGACCTGCTCGACCCGGAGTCGGCGCCGCCGGACCTGGCGGTGGTCGGCGACGGCGCGCTGCTGGCCACCCTGTCCCGGGCCACCGGCCGGGGCATGCGGGACATCGTCGCCACCATCCAGCGGGAGCAGGACGAGGCGATCCGCTCCCCGGGCTCGGGCGTCACGGTCGTCTCCGGCGGCCCGGGCACCGGCAAGACGGCGGTGGCGCTGCACCGGGCGGCGTACCTGCTCTACTCCGACCGCAGCCGGTACGCCGGCGGCGGCATCCTGGTGGTCGGCCCGTCGAGCGTCTTCGTGGAGTACATCGCCTCGGTGCTGCCCTCGCTCGGCGAGGAGACGGCCACCCTGCACTCGCTCGGCTCGCTCTTCCCGGGCATGTCGGCGACCCGGACGGACCCGCCCGACGTGGCGGCGGTGAAGGGGTCGCTGCGGATGCGCCGGGTGCTGGAGCGCGCGGTCCGGGACACGGTGCCGGACTCGCCGGCCGAGCTGCGGCTGCTCTACCGGGGCGAGCTGCTCCGGCTGGAGCGCCGGGAGCTGGACGGCATCCGGGACCGGGCGCTGCCGCGGGGCGCGCGCCGCAACGAGGTGCGCCGGGCCGGTTTCGACGGGGTCCTCGCGGCGCTGTACGCCCAGGCCCGCCAGCTGCGGGTCGGCCGGCTGCCGGAGCAGCGCGCGTTCGAGGACGAGATCATCGACCGGCCGGAGTTCCGGGAGTTCCTGAAGGCCTGGTGGCCCCGGCTGCATCCCCGGCACGTGCTCGGCTGGCTGGCCCGTCCGGAGCGGCTGCGCCGGTACGCCGGCGGCATCCTCGCAGGCAGCGAGATCCGGCTGCTGACCCAGGCGTACCGGAGCCTGGACGGCGCGGGGCTGACCGTCGCGGACATCGCCCTGCTGGACGAGCTGGACGCGCTGCTCGGCAAGCCGGTGCGGCCGGCGAAGGCGAAGCGCGACCCGTTCCAGCTCGCCGGCGGGGTCCGCGAGCTGAGCACCTTCGCCGACCGGCAGCGGGCCGCCCGGGCCGCGGCCCGGGAGCGGCCGGAGGACTACCGGGAGTACGCGCACGTGGTGGTCGACGAGGCGCAGGACGTCTCGCCGATGCAGTGGCGCATGATCGGCCGGCGCGGCCGGCTGGCCTCCTGGACGGTGGTGGGCGACCCGGCGCAGACCGCGTGGACCGGCGACCCGGAGGAGCTGACCCGGGCCCGGGACCAGGCGTTGGGGCGACGCCGCCGGCACCAGTTCACGCTGACCACCAACTACCGCAACTCGGCGGAGATCTTCGCGGTGGCGGCGGCGGAGATCCGCCGGCTCTACCCGGACCTGCCGCTGCCCACCGCGGTGCGCTCCACCGGGGTCGACCCGGTGGAGCGGACCGTGCCGGCCGCCGAACTGGCGGCGGCCACCGTCGAGGCGGCCGGGGCCCTGCTGGCCGAGGTCGAGGGGACGGTCGGTGTGATCACCCCGGTGCCGCGCCGGGACGAGGTGGCCGGCTGGCTCGCCGACCTGGGCGGCTCCCGGCTCCAGGTGGTGACGAGCCTGCAGGCCAAGGGCATGGAGTACGACGGGGTCGTGCTGGTCGCGCCGAGCGAGATCCGGGCGGAGCCGGGCTCCGGCGTACGGACCCTCTACGTGGCGCTCTCCCGGGCCACGCAACGGCTCACCACCCTCGACCCGCTGGGCTGA
- a CDS encoding DUF3145 domain-containing protein produces MPTRGVVYVHSTPLAVCSHVEWAIARVLAAPVDLQWTAQPVDPGARRAECGWTGSPGTGAELAAALRQWPMIRFEVTEEASPGADGERFMYVPGRGLFRATVGAAGDIQLGEDRLRSIMASARAPEALAHALDKALGTAWDAELEPYRYAGDGAPVTLLTRVG; encoded by the coding sequence GTGCCAACGCGTGGCGTCGTATACGTCCACTCGACCCCGCTCGCCGTGTGCTCACACGTCGAGTGGGCGATCGCGCGCGTCCTCGCCGCGCCGGTCGACCTGCAGTGGACGGCTCAGCCCGTCGACCCCGGCGCCCGCCGGGCCGAGTGCGGGTGGACCGGTAGCCCGGGGACGGGCGCCGAGCTGGCTGCTGCCCTCCGGCAGTGGCCCATGATCCGTTTCGAGGTGACCGAGGAAGCCAGCCCCGGCGCCGACGGCGAGCGGTTCATGTACGTCCCGGGACGTGGCCTGTTCCGGGCCACCGTCGGCGCGGCCGGCGACATCCAGCTCGGCGAGGACCGGCTGCGCAGCATCATGGCGTCCGCCCGCGCCCCGGAGGCTCTCGCGCACGCCCTGGACAAGGCGCTCGGCACCGCCTGGGACGCCGAGCTGGAGCCCTACCGGTACGCCGGCGACGGCGCCCCGGTGACGCTGCTCACCCGGGTCGGCTGA